A genome region from Variovorax paradoxus includes the following:
- a CDS encoding Lrp/AsnC family transcriptional regulator: MEALDKIDRLILRTLQADGRATYDQIAEQVSLSPSAVLRRVKRLEEHKIIDRYVALVKPEAVGLGLTAYLNVRLEKHTETHKRNPMDLFRASVQTWPEVVECAALTGDMDYLLRVVVADMAHYSRFIMDTLLKHPSVEDCKTSFVLDRVKATTAVPV; the protein is encoded by the coding sequence ATGGAAGCACTGGACAAGATTGATAGGCTCATTCTGCGCACATTGCAAGCAGACGGCCGCGCGACCTACGACCAGATCGCGGAACAGGTCAGCCTTTCGCCCAGCGCGGTGCTGCGTCGGGTCAAGCGTCTCGAAGAGCACAAAATCATCGACCGCTACGTGGCCCTGGTGAAGCCTGAAGCCGTCGGCCTGGGCCTGACCGCCTACCTGAACGTGAGGCTCGAGAAGCACACCGAGACCCACAAGCGCAACCCGATGGATCTGTTCCGGGCGAGCGTCCAGACCTGGCCGGAGGTGGTCGAATGCGCCGCGCTCACCGGCGACATGGACTACCTGCTGCGGGTCGTGGTGGCCGACATGGCCCACTATAGCCGCTTCATCATGGACACCCTGCTCAAGCACCCCAGCGTGGAAGACTGCAAGACCAGCTTCGTGCTCGATCGCGTCAAGGCGACCACCGCCGTGCCGGTTTAG
- the hppD gene encoding 4-hydroxyphenylpyruvate dioxygenase: MSHADAPAFTPWENPMGTDGFEFIEYAAPDPVAMGKVFERMGFTAVAKHRHKNVLLYRQGTINFILNAEPDSFAQKFAREHGPSVCAIAFRVQDAKQAYERATSLGAWGFADKAGPGELNIPAIKGIGDSLIYLVDRWPGKNGAKPGDIGNIGFYDVDFEALPGVPSEQALSPFGNGLTYIDHLTHNVYRGRMNVWAGFYEKLFNFREIKYFDIEGQVTGVKSKAMTSPCGKIRIPINEEGKEQAGQIQEYLDMYQGEGIQHIAMGSDDLYATVDALRAKGVTLLDTIDTYYELVDKRIPEHGESVAELQKRKILIDGKKDALLLQIFSENQLGPIFFEFIQRKGDDGFGNGNFKALFESIELDQMRRGVLSAAK; this comes from the coding sequence ATGAGCCACGCCGACGCACCCGCCTTCACGCCCTGGGAGAACCCCATGGGCACCGACGGCTTCGAATTCATCGAGTACGCGGCACCCGATCCGGTCGCGATGGGCAAGGTCTTCGAGCGCATGGGCTTCACGGCCGTGGCCAAGCACCGCCACAAGAACGTGCTGCTCTACCGCCAGGGCACGATCAATTTCATCCTGAACGCCGAACCTGATTCCTTCGCGCAGAAGTTCGCGCGCGAGCACGGCCCGAGCGTGTGCGCCATCGCCTTCCGCGTGCAGGATGCGAAGCAGGCCTACGAACGCGCCACCTCGCTCGGCGCATGGGGCTTTGCCGACAAGGCCGGGCCTGGCGAGCTGAACATTCCCGCCATCAAGGGCATCGGCGACAGCCTGATCTACCTGGTGGACCGCTGGCCCGGCAAGAATGGCGCGAAGCCCGGCGACATCGGCAACATCGGCTTCTACGACGTCGACTTCGAGGCGTTGCCCGGCGTGCCGTCGGAGCAGGCACTGTCGCCGTTCGGCAATGGCCTGACCTACATCGACCACCTGACGCACAACGTCTATCGCGGGCGGATGAATGTCTGGGCCGGGTTCTACGAGAAGCTGTTCAACTTCCGCGAGATCAAGTACTTCGACATCGAAGGCCAGGTGACGGGCGTGAAGAGCAAGGCCATGACCAGCCCCTGCGGCAAGATCCGCATCCCGATCAACGAAGAGGGCAAGGAGCAGGCCGGCCAGATCCAGGAGTACCTGGACATGTACCAGGGCGAAGGCATCCAGCACATCGCCATGGGCTCCGACGACCTGTACGCCACGGTCGACGCACTGCGTGCCAAGGGCGTGACGCTGCTGGACACCATCGACACCTATTACGAACTGGTCGACAAGCGCATTCCGGAGCACGGCGAAAGCGTGGCCGAGCTACAGAAGCGCAAGATCCTGATCGACGGCAAGAAGGACGCCCTGCTGCTGCAGATCTTCAGCGAGAACCAGCTCGGCCCGATCTTCTTCGAGTTCATCCAGCGCAAGGGCGACGACGGCTTCGGCAACGGCAACTTCAAGGCGCTGTTCGAGAGCATCGAGCTCGACCAGATGCGCCGCGGCGTGCTGAGCGCCGCAAAATAA
- a CDS encoding GNAT family N-acetyltransferase, whose amino-acid sequence MLTAKTLLKASLGLGSFLKAPMVEAQPRATSAPQPVMVPIRSIGPRERERIARHLLDLTPHDRYLRFGYAAGDEQVQRYVDSLDFERDELFGIYNRRLDLIAMSHLAFAPGDQHSDCAEFGVSVSAHARGRGYGARLFERAVVVARNEGVGMLFIHALSENAAMLKIARNAGATVVRSGAEAEAHLQLPSATFDSRMSEIALEHYAAVDFALKSRAKQFWSFLGSLQEVRSGMRDARKKSAS is encoded by the coding sequence ATGCTCACAGCCAAGACCCTTCTCAAAGCGTCGCTCGGCCTTGGCTCTTTCCTGAAAGCGCCGATGGTTGAGGCGCAGCCGCGTGCCACCAGCGCACCCCAGCCGGTCATGGTGCCGATCCGTTCGATCGGGCCTCGCGAACGCGAGCGCATCGCGCGCCACCTGCTCGACCTGACCCCGCACGACCGCTACCTGCGCTTCGGCTATGCAGCCGGCGACGAGCAGGTCCAGCGCTACGTCGACAGCCTCGACTTCGAGCGCGACGAGCTGTTCGGCATCTACAACCGCCGCCTCGACCTGATCGCGATGTCGCACCTCGCCTTTGCGCCGGGCGACCAGCACAGCGACTGCGCAGAGTTCGGCGTGTCCGTCTCGGCGCATGCCCGCGGTCGGGGCTACGGCGCCCGCTTGTTCGAACGCGCCGTGGTCGTGGCCCGCAACGAAGGCGTGGGCATGCTGTTCATCCACGCGCTGAGCGAGAACGCCGCCATGCTGAAGATCGCCCGCAACGCCGGCGCCACCGTGGTGCGCAGCGGTGCCGAGGCCGAGGCCCATCTCCAGTTGCCCAGCGCCACGTTCGACAGCCGCATGAGCGAGATCGCGCTGGAGCACTACGCCGCGGTCGATTTCGCTCTCAAGAGCCGCGCCAAGCAGTTCTGGTCGTTCCTGGGCAGCCTGCAGGAAGTGCGCAGCGGCATGCGGGACGCGCGCAAGAAATCCGCCTCCTGA
- a CDS encoding transporter substrate-binding domain-containing protein has product MRNCKFSIGLTSIAAAAAVLSGCAMSPSTPAPPAAAMPLVAGSHLDAVQKAAVLRVCTPGDYKPFSFQKTDGAFEGIDVDLMAGFGTSLGARPQWIKTTWANLLPDLAAGKCDIAVGGVSVTTDRQKRAFFSAPYMVNGKTPIARCADVAKYQTVAAIDQPSVRVIFNPGGSNERFARTNFKQAKLTLHGENVTIFDEILANRADVFVTEAAEAITQQKLKPGLCAINPDKPLQYGEMAWMLPRDDVAFKSYVDQWLHLQQASGDFQRTMDRWLK; this is encoded by the coding sequence ATGCGCAACTGCAAGTTTTCGATCGGTCTGACTTCCATCGCGGCTGCGGCCGCTGTCCTGTCGGGTTGCGCCATGTCGCCCTCCACCCCTGCCCCACCGGCGGCAGCCATGCCGCTGGTGGCCGGCTCCCATCTCGACGCGGTTCAGAAGGCCGCTGTGCTGCGGGTCTGCACGCCGGGGGACTACAAGCCCTTCAGCTTCCAGAAGACCGACGGCGCCTTCGAGGGCATCGACGTCGACCTGATGGCCGGCTTCGGCACCAGCCTCGGCGCCAGGCCGCAGTGGATCAAGACCACCTGGGCCAACCTGCTGCCCGATCTGGCCGCCGGCAAGTGCGACATCGCCGTGGGCGGCGTGTCGGTCACCACCGACCGGCAGAAGCGCGCCTTCTTCAGCGCCCCCTACATGGTCAATGGAAAGACGCCGATCGCGCGCTGCGCGGACGTGGCCAAGTACCAGACCGTGGCCGCCATCGACCAACCGTCGGTGCGCGTCATCTTCAACCCGGGCGGCAGCAACGAGCGCTTTGCCCGAACCAACTTCAAGCAGGCCAAGCTCACGCTGCACGGCGAGAACGTCACGATCTTCGATGAGATCCTCGCGAACCGCGCGGACGTGTTCGTGACGGAGGCGGCCGAAGCGATCACGCAGCAGAAGCTCAAGCCTGGCCTGTGCGCGATCAATCCCGACAAGCCGCTGCAGTACGGCGAGATGGCCTGGATGCTGCCGCGCGACGACGTCGCCTTCAAGTCGTACGTCGACCAATGGCTGCACCTGCAGCAGGCCAGCGGCGACTTCCAGCGCACGATGGACCGCTGGCTCAAGTAA